The genomic segment GGGGGCTGAAAACTGGGACCAGGGCGCATTGTTTCGCTATCGCAGCCGCCGCGCCTTCCTCGAAATCGTCACCAATCCAGCCTTCATGGGAAAACATCATTTCAAGGCCGCGGCGCTGGACAAAACCATCGCCTATCCGATTGAAACTGACCTCTATCTCGGTGACCCCAGGCTACTGCTCGGGCTTATTCTACTGGCAGTGACCGCCTTGATCGACAACCTCAGGATGTCCAAAAACCAGGGACAGACTACTGTTAAATGACCGCAGCATATTTGGGGTCAGAGTAAAAACCAATCTCACGTCCAAAAAGGAACGAGAAATGATCGAATCGTTATTATCCATGCAGGATAAGTTCTGTGTTGTCACCGGTGGCAGCCGGGGACTGGGAGCCTAAATGACACAAGGCTTTCTTGAAGCCTGGGCCAGGCGCGTGCACATCACTGCGCGCAAGCGCGATGCCTGTATCAGTGCTGCAGAAGACCTGAGTCAGTACGGTGGTCTGTCCCCCTTTTATTTTTCGTAGCGCTGCAGTATCTCGGGCAGGGTGCGGCTGATCCGGGTCTGCAGGCGTATCATTTCCAGCTTTGGCCAGGTACAGCGTTCGCCTCCTGAATAAACGCGGTTACTTGCAGGTTAAGCCCTCCTGAGTGGTTGGCGTAAATGAGGATAGCGCTCAACTAGATGGCTATTATTTAACCAGACCGGGATGCCTCGCTGCCGTGTCCGGGCATCGGCTGATCGCCCTCATCATCGACACCAAGATCTAGGCTTTCATTTCGCCCTCTCGTAAGTGTGGGCGGCATCATACGGATTGAGCATGCCCTGACACCCCTACCCCGGTCTGCCAACGTGCACACACGCACAGAGGTTGGCGTCCGAAAATTCTGTAACAGCGTGCGAGAAGAAGCGGATGTGAATCTGCTACAAAGCGTTGCTACAAACCAGGGCGGCTTCAGCTCTCGATGAGCGCTAATATGCTTGTATTTAAGGGGGGTTTGGCGGGGCAGAATATATGGCGGTGGTGGCAGTCTGGGCAGGGATTGTCTCCAGGGAATTTCCCTGAAGACGGGAAATCTACAGGGATTTTATCCACTTGCGCGGCTATTCCAGTACCCACAAGCGCCCTCGCTCTGTGTTTTCTTTAGGTTTTTCCGGAATCTGATGCATTCTCGGGCTGATTAACAGGGAGATATCAGGGAATTCACTCGCATTTAATTCATAGATGGATTCAAACTGGCGATACTTACCAGCTTACAAGTACAAGTGACAGTGTTTGCGCCGAAGTTCAGCGGAACATCGTAGCCAAGGGAATTCTGCAGCTTTAGCAGGTCAGTTCGACATGTAGGCGAACTCGTCTTCCGGCTGATCTTCCTGGGACAGGTCCCGATCTATGTTGGTGGCCTTGGTGGTTATCCAGGGCCAGAGCGGTTCAGCCTGCGCCTCTTGGTGGGTTTGAAGTACACCTCTCAATCGACTTGCCACCTGTGGATGCTTGGCCAGAAGGTCAACCCGCTCGCCTTCTGCGGTGAGATCGAATAACCACTCTTTACGAGGCGGCTGCGGCGTGCGTGCGGGGGCGGGAGGCGCGCTGACCACCAGCTTCCATCGCTCATCCCTTACTGCCTGAGCCGCGCCGCCACTGAAGAACAGATACTCATGCGGCGAGTCCATGGGCTTGCTGCCTGTCACAGAAGGCGTCACATAAGGCATCAGATCGACGCCGTCCATGATGCGGTCAGCCGGCAGATCCACGGATGCTGCCGCAGCCGCAGTGGCGTAAATATCGACGTGGTGAACGGGGGCATCGTAGGCAACACCGGCCGGTAGTTTCGCCGGCCAACGGGCCAAGAACGGGACCCGGATGCCGCCTTCGAACAGGGTAGACTTCCACCCTCGATAAGGGGCATTAATGTCCGGCAAGCCAATGTAACCCGCGCCACCGTTGTCCGAGGTGAATATCACCAGGGTATTGTCATCCAGGCCATTGGTTTTGAGTGCCTCCATGACCCGACCAACACCCCGGTCCAGCGCGCGGATCATCGCTGCATAGACCCGTTCCCGATGGAGCTCGATATGCGAAAGCGCTTCGTAGTCTTCGCGTGACGCCTGTAACGGTGTGTGTGGCGCCCAGTGAGCCAGATACAGCAAAAAGGGGCGATCCTTGTTCGCTTCGATCACCTTCACTGCTTCATCCGTGTAGTAGTCCGTCAGGTATTTCGGCGGTTCGAACCAGGGGCCTCCATTGAAGCTCGCTGCGAAGTCCAGCACCCGCCACAGAAAGCGGTCTATGGGATCGAACTCCTGCCTCGCTTGAATAACGTCCTCATCATCCAGGCGTCCGTACAGACCACTGGCCATCAGGATGCTCTCGGCAAAGCCCTGATCATGTGGGGCCATCCCATTCTCCTCGCCGAGGTGCCACTTGCCTATGTGAGCCGTGTGATATCCCTGATCGGCCAGCAGTTCCGCCAGGGTGATTTCTGACGGGGGCATGCCCAAGCCGCCGAATTCGAGGCTGTCGAGGCTATCGGCTTGCGGATTAGTGAACGCTGGCGGTTGCAATGGCCGATCCATCATGTCGCTGAGCATACCAACAACCGGCTCGAATCCCGGTGGGGTGGGAGTGAACTCGAAGCCGAAGCGAGTCCCGTAGCGGCCCGACATGAGCGCGGCCCGCGACGGTGCGCAGCTCGCGTGAGCGGCGTAACCCTGGGAAAAAATGACACCCTCCGCTGCGAGCGCGTCAATATGGGGTGTCTGGACAGTAGGGTTCGCACCGTTCATCGAGATATCGTTCCACCCCATATCGTCGGCGACAATCAGAACGATGTTGGGTGGACGGTCTACCGGCCCTTTGACAGCGGTAAGGCCCTGGCTATCTGCGCCAGTGGACCACTCAATCTCGATGGTTGGGCCGACTTCGGTCACCACTGACTTCATCAGTGCAACGCCGAACAGTACGAACTCGGCCCGGAATATCCAGCCTATGCCCAGAATCGCCACAAACGTCAGAGTAACTCCGCCAATCCACCTCATGTTGTCAGTCCTGCTTTTGTATCAGCCAACACCTTCATGGTCCAAGCCACTCTCCAATGTCAGTACCTGTACTCTACACCGGAACAATGATGCCCGATGGAACAATTTCGGCCATAGGGCGCCTCATCCTATAACCCGCGCTCTTATAAAACGCAGTACTCACGTGGAGATTCCTTCTCTGACACATGAAGGCACGGATGAAAGGCTCTGGTCAGCAACCTGTAGTCACGCATTGCTTTTCATCATGCTCACATAGGCGGCGGGAAGGTAACGCCTCAGCCGCCAGATTATTCTTTCGCTACAGCGAGTCCCGGCGAGCATGCAGCGCTTACCCTTGCGGGAATCGTCAAAACGGCTGTCGTAGTGCACTTTTCGCTAGCGTGTGTTCCGGCATGAAGTCTGGCAGCTATTTTTCGGCGTCAGGATTATCACTGCGCAGACCTTTGGCTAAAAGGGTGATTGATAGACGATACTTTCTCCGGTATGGGTGTGATTAATACATCCGTGGTAGAGGTCGAATACTTCTTTGCTAGTGGAATTTGTGCGGGCGTCTGACTATCACAGCTCGTCCAAATTGTATTTCTCTATCATGCTATGGCACTGATCCAGCATCTGAGCATCGGTAATTCCGTCTGCGTCCGACACGTCTCTGGAATGCGCTCTGCAGTGCCCATAATCAATCAGCTCCTGCCTCGCCTGTTCGCAGGCTCGGGGTAATCGTATAGCCGATGCCGCGCGAAGCGCCGATGACCAGAGCAACCTTGCCCTCCTGCGAGAGCAAGCTTTGAATATCGAGGCTCTCTCTGACAAAGGTCTTCTACCCGGGAGTTATGGCTTAGTGGGTGACTATTGTGCGTTAGAGACTGAGCTATCGAGATCTATTCGGACAATGTGCATAAACACGGACAAACCACGGTTAATTCGTCAATCGAAATTAATCGGGGCCTACCCTCTGGCTCCTTGAAAAAGCGGGCACTAGCGCTCGCTTGCCGCGGAGAAGCCGCTGACGGGTCGCCCCGCAATGAAGTCATTGATCAATGCTGCCAGCTCGGGGCCCACTTCTTCCTGAACGAAGTGCCCCACCCCCTTGATCATCACCTGCGTAACACCGGGAACGCGGTCGACAAACTGTTGTGCGAAATCTGTCCTGCTTGTAACCGGGTCGGAATCGGTGAACGCGACCAGAAAGGGCTTATTCCATTTTTCATAGACGTCCTGCCACGCCTCTTCATTCTCCCTCAGCTGGGTTGGAATCAGGTAGGGGAAGACTTGAGCACCGGCCTTATAGCGTACATCCGGATAGGGTGCTTCATAGGCTTTTACTACCTCCGGGTCTTGTATATCGCCCAGATATTTCATCACATGGCCTACGTCTAAATCGTCTCCATAGTAGCTGTAGGCTACCCAGTACTGGAACTCACCGGCCTCCACTAGCTCTTCAAAGCTTACCGGTTTGACCCACCAGGCGAGGAACTTGAATCCTGTCTCCATCGCATATGCTCGAAATCCTGTGGCAGCAGGTAGACCCGTATTTGAGATCACCACGCGCGCGAAGCGCTCGGGTTCAGCGG from the Candidatus Marimicrobium litorale genome contains:
- a CDS encoding sulfatase-like hydrolase/transferase → MRWIGGVTLTFVAILGIGWIFRAEFVLFGVALMKSVVTEVGPTIEIEWSTGADSQGLTAVKGPVDRPPNIVLIVADDMGWNDISMNGANPTVQTPHIDALAAEGVIFSQGYAAHASCAPSRAALMSGRYGTRFGFEFTPTPPGFEPVVGMLSDMMDRPLQPPAFTNPQADSLDSLEFGGLGMPPSEITLAELLADQGYHTAHIGKWHLGEENGMAPHDQGFAESILMASGLYGRLDDEDVIQARQEFDPIDRFLWRVLDFAASFNGGPWFEPPKYLTDYYTDEAVKVIEANKDRPFLLYLAHWAPHTPLQASREDYEALSHIELHRERVYAAMIRALDRGVGRVMEALKTNGLDDNTLVIFTSDNGGAGYIGLPDINAPYRGWKSTLFEGGIRVPFLARWPAKLPAGVAYDAPVHHVDIYATAAAAASVDLPADRIMDGVDLMPYVTPSVTGSKPMDSPHEYLFFSGGAAQAVRDERWKLVVSAPPAPARTPQPPRKEWLFDLTAEGERVDLLAKHPQVASRLRGVLQTHQEAQAEPLWPWITTKATNIDRDLSQEDQPEDEFAYMSN
- a CDS encoding haloalkane dehalogenase translates to MIRLLVTLLFVLAPLVKADEVAPGVFRTPDSDFENLSGYPFQPNYLQINGLRVHYLDEGPRDGDPIFLLHGEPTWSYLFRTMIPVLTAAGHRVIAPDMIGFGRSDKLAAKDDYSYQLHIDTMVELVRRLNLQKATFFGQDWGGLVGLRVVSAEPERFARVVISNTGLPAATGFRAYAMETGFKFLAWWVKPVSFEELVEAGEFQYWVAYSYYGDDLDVGHVMKYLGDIQDPEVVKAYEAPYPDVRYKAGAQVFPYLIPTQLRENEEAWQDVYEKWNKPFLVAFTDSDPVTSRTDFAQQFVDRVPGVTQVMIKGVGHFVQEEVGPELAALINDFIAGRPVSGFSAASER